From a region of the Paralichthys olivaceus isolate ysfri-2021 chromosome 4, ASM2471397v2, whole genome shotgun sequence genome:
- the psat1 gene encoding phosphoserine aminotransferase, whose protein sequence is MEQNPTINFGAGPAKLPQSVLLQAQKELISYSGSGISVLEMSHRSSDFSKILNKTESLLRELLNIPANYKVMFLQGGGSGQFSAVPLNLIGLKEDRCADYLVTGTWSAKAAKEAEKYGKVNIVHPKLDSYTKIPDPSSWTLNPSASYVYYCCNETIHGVEYNFIPETNGVVLVSDMSSNFLSRPVDVSKFGLIYAGAQKNVGSAGVTVVIVREDLIGHTLKECPIVLDYKVQAENNSLYNTPPSFSIYIMGLVLDWIKNNGGNAGMETLNKLKSSIIYDIINASNGFYVCPIDMACRSRMNIPFRLGKKDGDEALEKQFLDGAAKRGMISLKGHRSVGGIRVSLYNAVTVEETQALATYMKEFLKEHQ, encoded by the exons ATGGAGCAGAATCCAACCATCAACTTCGGCGCTGGACCCGCAAAACTCCCGCAATCT GTTCTGCTGCAAGCACAGAAGGAGCTCATCAGCTACAGTGGCAGCGGCATCAGTGTTCTTG AGATGAGTCACCGATCGTCAGACTTCTCAAAAATTCTCAACAAAACAGAAAGTCTCCTGCGTGAGTTGTT AAACATCCCCGCCAACTACAAGGTGATGTTCCTGCAGGGCGGCGGCTCCGGACAGTTCAGTGCTGTTCCGCTCAACCTGATTGGCCTCAAGGAGGACAGGTGTGCCGACTACCTGGTGACCGGCACCTGGTCGGCAAAGGCGGCGAAAGAAGCGGAGAAATACGGCAAAGTCAACATCGTCCACCCGAAGCTGGACAGTTACACGA AAATCCCAGACCCCAGCAGCTGGACTCTGAACCCCTCGGCCTCATATGTGTACTACTGCTGCAACGAGACCATCCACGGCGTGGAGTACAACTTCATTCCTGAAACAAACGGGGTGGTCCTCGTCAGCGACATGTCCTCCAACTTCCTGTCCCGACCTGTGGACGTGTCGAAG TTTGGGCTGATTTATGCCGGAGCTCAGAAGAATGTGGGCTCTGCCGGTGTGACCGTGGTCATCGTGCGTGAGGACTTGATAGGCCACACTCTGAAGGAGTGTCCCATTGTCCTGGACTACAAGGTGCAGGCTGAAAATAACTCCCTCTACAACACACCGCCGAGCTTCAG TATCTACATCATGGGTCTGGTGCTGGACTGGATCAAAAACAACGGTGGCAATGCTGGCATGGAAACGCTCAACAAGCTGAAGTCCTCCATAATTTATGACATCATCAACGCCTCTAACGGTTTCTATGT GTGTCCTATAGACATGGCCTGTCGCAGCCGCATGAACATTCCGTTTCGTTTGGGGAAGAAAGATGGAGATGAAGCTTTGGAAAAGCAGTTTCTGGACGGAGCAGCCAAACGTGGAATGATTTCACTGAAAGGTCACAG GTCAGTTGGAGGAATTCGTGTGTCCCTGTACAACGCTGTGACAGTGGAGGAGACTCAGGCCCTGGCTACCTACATGAAGGAGTTCCTCAAGGAGCACCAATAA
- the kiss1rb gene encoding KISS1 receptor b isoform X2, translating to MTEQPAANHGPDCEFLCNESAAVEEQGPPVLVDAWLVPTFFGLIMLVGLVGNSLVIHVVTRHQQMKTVTNFYIVNLATTDILFLVCCVPFTATLYPLPSWIFGEFMCRLVNYLQQVTAQATCITLSAMSVDRCYVTVYPLQSLQQRTPRMAVTISVSIWIGSLLLCTPVALYQRLEAGYWFGPQTYCSEVFPSARLQKAFILYSFLAVYLLPLLTITACYAFMLKRMSQTSVNPIDGGYQLQAQAERAAAVRARVSRMVVVMVALFLICWGPIQVCILLQAFGFRSYVLYKLKIWGHCMSYSNSSINPMVYAFMGNNFRKAFKHAFPAAFLWRSRGRVRVGDVDAAEEG from the exons ATGACAGAGCAACCAGCAGCCAATCATGGCCCAGACTGTGAGTTTTTGTGCAACGAGTCTGCAGCTGTGGAGGAACAGGGGCCGCCGGTGTTGGTTGACGCCTGGCTGGTCCCCACCTTCTTTGGCCTCATCATGCTGGTTGGCCTGGTGGGGAACTCGCTGGTCATCCACGTGGTCACCAGACACCAGCAGATGAAGACCGTCACCAACTTCTACATAG TAAACCTGGCCACGACTGACATCTTGTTTCTGGTGTGCTGTGTGCCCTTCACTGCCACACTGTACCCGCTGCCCAGCTGGATCTTTGGAGAGTTCATGTGTCGACTGGTGAACTACCTGCAGCAg gtgactGCTCAGGCCACTTGCATCACTCTGTCTGCGATGAGCGTGGACCGCTGCTATGTGACTGTCTATCCTCTGCAGTCACTGCAACAGCGCACCCCCCGCATGGCTGTGACCATCTCCGTCTCCATCTGGATAg GCTCCCTGCTGCTGTGCACCCCTGTAGCCCTGTACCAGCGTCTGGAGGCGGGTTACTGGTTCGGTCCCCAGACGTACTGCAGCGAGGTCTTCCCCTCGGCCCGCCTCCAGAAAGCCTTCATCCTTTACAGCTTCCTGGCCGTCTACCTGCTGCCCCTGCTCACCATCACCGCCTGCTACGCCTTCATGCTCAAGCGCATGAGTCAGACCAGCGTGAATCCCATCGACGGCGGCTACCAA CTCCAGGCTCAAGCCGAGCGAGCTGCAGCAGTTCGGGCCCGAGTCTCCCgcatggtggtggtgatggtggccCTGTTCCTCATCTGCTGGGGCCCCATCCAGGTCTGCATCCTCCTGCAAGCTTTTGGCTTCCGCAGCTACGTTCTGTACAAG CTGAAGATCTGGGGTCACTGCATGTCTTACTCCAACTCGTCTATCAACCCGATGGTTTACGCCTTCATGGGTAACAACTTCAGAAAGGCCTTCAAACACGCCTTCCCGGCTGCGTTCCTGTGGCGGTCCAGGGGCAGAGTCAGGGTGGGAGATGTGGACGCTGCAGAGGAAGGGTGA
- the isca1 gene encoding iron-sulfur cluster assembly 1 homolog, mitochondrial, with protein sequence MSASMVRATVRAVSKRKILATRAALTLTPAAVNKIRVLLQDKPEYIGLKVGVRTRGCNGLTYTLDYTKEKDKSDEEVLQDGVRVFIEKKAQLTLLGTEMDFVHSKLSSEFVFNNPNIKGTCGCGESFNM encoded by the exons ATGTCTGCCTCCATGGTGAGGGCGACCGTCCGAGCGGTCAGCAAGAGAAAGATCCTGGCGACCAGAGCCGCGCTCACGCTG acacCAGCAGCTGTGAACAAGATCAGAGTGTTGTTACAGGACAAGCCGGAATAT attGGTTTGAAGGTTGGAGTGAGAACCCGTGGTTGTAATGGACTGACCTACACACTGGACTACACCAAGGAGAAAGACAAGTCTGATGAGGAAGTGCTGCAGGATG GAGTGAGAGTGTTCATAGAGAAGAAGGCTCAGCTGACTCTCCTGGGAACTGAGATGGACTTTGTGCATTCAAAGCTGTCCAGTGAATTTGTCTTCAACAACCCCAACATCAAGGGCACGTGTGGCTGTGGAGAGAGCTTCAACATGTGA
- the kiss1rb gene encoding KISS1 receptor b isoform X1, translating into MTEQPAANHGPDCEFLCNESAAVEEQGPPVLVDAWLVPTFFGLIMLVGLVGNSLVIHVVTRHQQMKTVTNFYIVNLATTDILFLVCCVPFTATLYPLPSWIFGEFMCRLVNYLQQVTAQATCITLSAMSVDRCYVTVYPLQSLQQRTPRMAVTISVSIWIGSLLLCTPVALYQRLEAGYWFGPQTYCSEVFPSARLQKAFILYSFLAVYLLPLLTITACYAFMLKRMSQTSVNPIDGGYQLQAQAERAAAVRARVSRMVVVMVALFLICWGPIQVCILLQAFGFRSYVLYKVTYSPWQLIDGLIDLKLKCNWKLCVSIFRPQLKIWGHCMSYSNSSINPMVYAFMGNNFRKAFKHAFPAAFLWRSRGRVRVGDVDAAEEG; encoded by the exons ATGACAGAGCAACCAGCAGCCAATCATGGCCCAGACTGTGAGTTTTTGTGCAACGAGTCTGCAGCTGTGGAGGAACAGGGGCCGCCGGTGTTGGTTGACGCCTGGCTGGTCCCCACCTTCTTTGGCCTCATCATGCTGGTTGGCCTGGTGGGGAACTCGCTGGTCATCCACGTGGTCACCAGACACCAGCAGATGAAGACCGTCACCAACTTCTACATAG TAAACCTGGCCACGACTGACATCTTGTTTCTGGTGTGCTGTGTGCCCTTCACTGCCACACTGTACCCGCTGCCCAGCTGGATCTTTGGAGAGTTCATGTGTCGACTGGTGAACTACCTGCAGCAg gtgactGCTCAGGCCACTTGCATCACTCTGTCTGCGATGAGCGTGGACCGCTGCTATGTGACTGTCTATCCTCTGCAGTCACTGCAACAGCGCACCCCCCGCATGGCTGTGACCATCTCCGTCTCCATCTGGATAg GCTCCCTGCTGCTGTGCACCCCTGTAGCCCTGTACCAGCGTCTGGAGGCGGGTTACTGGTTCGGTCCCCAGACGTACTGCAGCGAGGTCTTCCCCTCGGCCCGCCTCCAGAAAGCCTTCATCCTTTACAGCTTCCTGGCCGTCTACCTGCTGCCCCTGCTCACCATCACCGCCTGCTACGCCTTCATGCTCAAGCGCATGAGTCAGACCAGCGTGAATCCCATCGACGGCGGCTACCAA CTCCAGGCTCAAGCCGAGCGAGCTGCAGCAGTTCGGGCCCGAGTCTCCCgcatggtggtggtgatggtggccCTGTTCCTCATCTGCTGGGGCCCCATCCAGGTCTGCATCCTCCTGCAAGCTTTTGGCTTCCGCAGCTACGTTCTGTACAAGGTGACGTACTCTCCATGGCAACTGATTGATGGATTAATcgatttaaaattaaaatgcaattggaaattgtgtgtttctatttttcgTCCTCAGCTGAAGATCTGGGGTCACTGCATGTCTTACTCCAACTCGTCTATCAACCCGATGGTTTACGCCTTCATGGGTAACAACTTCAGAAAGGCCTTCAAACACGCCTTCCCGGCTGCGTTCCTGTGGCGGTCCAGGGGCAGAGTCAGGGTGGGAGATGTGGACGCTGCAGAGGAAGGGTGA